GGTTTCGACAAATAGCGATCCCGATATATTAAAGAAATCAAATGCCATACCGTATACAATACATGATAAAACTATCATCCATAAGCCTCCGGCGGGATCGCCAAACGCAAATAAACCAAACCGTAAAACCCAGGCCAGCATGCTAAAAAGCATTACATACTTAATGCCGAATTTGCGCAGAAAGAAGGGGATAGCCAGAATAAACAATGTTTCGGAGATTTGCGATATCGACATAATAATAGCCGGATACTTAACAGCTATCGAATCTTTATAAACAGGTACTTTGGCGAAATCATGAATAAAGGTATCGCCATAAGCGTTGGTAAGCTGTAACGCAGCACCTAACAGCATGGAAAAGGTGAAAAAGATAACAAACTTGGGGTCTTTGAATAAAGCAAACGCATTTAATCCCAACGAGTTGGCAAATGATTTTTTTTCGGTTTTGGCCGATAGTGGCGGGCACTTGGGTAGGGTGAAAGAATATAAACCTAATACCAATGCTACCGCACCTGCTATGTAAAATTGATTCGCCGAAATTTCGCTATGCGTTAAACTTACTGTCCATAATGCTGCAATAAAACCTATAGTGCCCCATATTCTGATGGGAGGAAAATCTTTGACAACGTCAATGTTGTTACTTTTTAACGCAGAGTACGATACAGTAATGGATAATGACAACGTAGGCATATAAAACATCATATTCAGCAAGATAACCCAAAAAAAAGCTGAAGGGTTGGTAACGAGGGGTAAGCTGAATAACGTTAGCGCACCCAGGATATGCATTATGCCATATAGCTTTTCTGCGTTAATAAACCGGTCTGAAATAATACCTGTAATGGCGGGCATAAAGATAGATGAAATGCCCATTGTTGAAAAAATAGCTCCGAATTGTGCCCCTGACCAGTGTTTGTTTTGAAACCAATACGCGCCGATAGTAAGCAACCAAGCTCCCCACACAAAAAATTGCATAAAATTCATCAGTATTAAGCGGAACTTAATATTCATACGGTACTGGGTTTAAATAATTTTAGTCAGTATTAAATTAAAAATGGGAAAGTAGCGAAATAAACGTAAATCAAAAAGCTAAGAGAGGTAGAATTTAGCAAAAAGATCCTAAATGTTATGCTTTGTTAACGAGTTTACAAAAATGGCTTTATTTGATAGCCGTGAACAATAGAATTTGAGAATTTCGGTACAGGTTTATTTACTAAACCTGAAATCGAAATTCTCAAACCCATAATCAGGACGCTTTTCGTTTATTCAGTTCGTCGCGGATTTTGGCGGCCTTTTCATATGATTCTTCGGCAAGGGCTTCCTGCAATTTTGTTTTTAGCTCGTCAACGCTTAACGAAGCAAAGCCACTGCCTACTGTTGATGTGTTAACCGTTTTTTCTTCCTGCGTTTCGTTGATATTTTCAAGGTAAACAAAGTCGTTGCCTTCAATTACTATTCCGGCTGTCGACAAGATAAATTCGTAAGTAAAAATAGGGCAATCAAATCTGACTGCT
The genomic region above belongs to Mucilaginibacter sp. KACC 22773 and contains:
- a CDS encoding nucleoside permease translates to MNIKFRLILMNFMQFFVWGAWLLTIGAYWFQNKHWSGAQFGAIFSTMGISSIFMPAITGIISDRFINAEKLYGIMHILGALTLFSLPLVTNPSAFFWVILLNMMFYMPTLSLSITVSYSALKSNNIDVVKDFPPIRIWGTIGFIAALWTVSLTHSEISANQFYIAGAVALVLGLYSFTLPKCPPLSAKTEKKSFANSLGLNAFALFKDPKFVIFFTFSMLLGAALQLTNAYGDTFIHDFAKVPVYKDSIAVKYPAIIMSISQISETLFILAIPFFLRKFGIKYVMLFSMLAWVLRFGLFAFGDPAGGLWMIVLSCIVYGMAFDFFNISGSLFVETQAAPEIRGSAQGLFMMMVNGFGAFFGSRISGIVIDKFFTHADQSKDWHGIWLSFAGYALVIAIIFPFVFRYRHNAALKHAIEHA